The Pseudomonadota bacterium DNA window AAGCCATGATCGGTCGGGATGAGCTTCTCGGCGAGCTTGGGGTCCTTGACGCGCGAACGGATCTTGCGCGCGATGAAATCGCTCGCGTAGTCATTGGCACGCTGATCGGTCAACACGTCGCGGAAGGTGCCGAGCCAGATGCCGAAGCCCGGCGAGTTGTAGAGCTTCTCGAAGAACGCCTCGCGTTCCGCATCGCTCACTTCCAGCGCCGAGCGCGGATCGTTCTTGTGCAGGAAGTTGCCCATCGACTCGCTGCACTGCTTGAAGATCTGGTCGTAGGTGGCGTGAATGGTCTTCTGCGTGTCGGCGTCGATCTTGCTGTTCAACAGCGGTGCGCACCAGTTGGGCGTGCGCTGGAAGACGAACAGCTCGCCGGCGCTCTTGGCCACTTCCTGGATGACCTGCACACCGGTCGCGCCGGTGCCGAGCACGCCCACGCGTTTGCCGTTGAAGGGAATGTTGGCCGGGCCATGGCCGTTAGGATCGCGCGGCCACATGCCGGTGTGATAAGCCTCGCCCTTGTAGTCGGCGACGCCGGGAATGTTCGGCATCTGCGGCGCCGACAACGGCCCGGTGGCGGAGATCAAAATGCCGGCCGAAGCCTTGCTGCCGTCTTCGAGTTCGATGGTCCAGCGCGTGGCGCTGTCATCGAATACCGCCGACTTGACCCGCGCGTGGAAGGTGATGTCCTTGCGCACGTCGAGCTTGTCGGCGACGAAGTTGAGGTACTTCAAGGTCTCGGGCTGCGGCGCGAAGTGTTCGCTCCAATCCCATTCGTCGAGGATTTCCTTGGAGAACGAGTAACCGTAGGAATAGGACTCCGAATCGAAGCGGCAGCCGGGATAGCGATTCCAGTACCAGGTGCCACCAACGCCGGAGCCGGCTTCGAAAACGCGGACCGAAAGCCCGAGCTTGCGCAGCTTCCAAAGTTGATACATGCCGGATATGCCGGCGCCGATGATGATGACGTCGTATTGCTGGTTGGACATGGCGAAAGACCTCCGTATGAAGCTGGACATCGCGTGCGACTGCCACGCGCGTGGTGTGACGCGGGCGCAGGCGAGGCGCGCCGAGGTCACAACAGTGGCTCGATGGTAGGTGCCGTGCCGCGAGCAGGCTTGACCTGGGTCATGGGAATCTCTTGGCCTGTCATGCCATCGCGCGGCCATTACCCCCGATGGTGGGTGAGATCATGCCTCAGTTCGTTGGCTAACGCGTTTCAACGGACCGTGTAACGATGCAAGGACGCGCACTATCGCCGTGACGACTCGGCAGTGACCTCGAGGCCATGGTGTAATGCGCACCCCGCTGACCAGCGAATCGCCGTTGAAAGGAATGCAAACATGTCGAGACAATTGCTGCGCAAATCCGTGCCCACATTGATGGCGGGCGTTTGCCTCCTTGCCCAAAGCGCGTGGGCCGAGCCCGCCAATCGCGCCAGCGTCGAAGCATGGTTGAGCGCGCCGCCGCCGGCCGACATGCCGGCGCCGGGCACGCAGGTGAGCGGCGCCGACCTGGAAAAGCTGCGCAGCCTGTTGCCGCCGGGCTATTTCGAATTCATCGCCGACGGCGACGTGCCGATCGAGATCGAGGCCAGCGGCGATTACTCGCCGTCGCCCGACTACCAGCAAGTGACCGCCGCCAATGCCGGCAAGACCACGCTGCGCGCCGGCGGTGGCCTGGAAGGTTACGTGGCGGGGCAGCCGTTCAGCAATGAACAGATTGCCGCGGCAACGCCCGATGAAGCCGGCTACATGGTGGCCTGGAACAACGTGCATCGCTGGCAGTATTACGGCTACAAGGTCGACGCCATGGACATGATCTACGTCGACCCGACCGCGCCCGGTGTCAGCGGCACGCGCGTGCCGGGCATGGAGGGCGGCGGCAATGTGCAGCGTTCCATGGTGCAGACCTATCACCGCGTCTATCTCAACGGCCTGGCCATGCTGCCGACCCAGGGTTATCGCGTGAAGGCGGCCGACGCCGACAAGCGCCTGTTCAAGGATTACATCTCCTTCAGCGCACCGTTCGACGTCAAGGGCACGACCTTCGTGGTGGAGCGCTCGCTCGATCCGGCCGAGGAAGACCAAGTGAGTTCCTACCTTCCGAAAGAGCGTCGCGTGCGACGACTGTCGGCGCAGGAGCGCGCGGACAAGTTCATGGGCTCGAACTGGACGCTCGACGACTTCGAGGCGTTCTCAGGGCGAGTGATGGATTACGAATGGGTGTACCGCGGCAAGAAGGCGATTCTGCACGTCACCGATTCACGCGAACCCAAGCTGCGCTTCGGCGGCAAGCAGAGCAACGTGTTCAACGACCGCTGGCAGGTGCGCCAGTGCCACGTGGTGGAATTGAAGCCGCGCTGGAGCGAACATCCGGTCGCGTCGAAATACCTGTTCGTCGACGACCAGACTTTCAATGGCCTGATGTCGATGGTCATCAACCGCAAGGATGAACTGTGGCGCGTGTTCATGCCGGCCTACCAGAAGGCCCCCGCCGACAACAGCACGCCGGCGCTCGTCAACGAGACCTCGGTGCTGCGCTGGCGCGGCGCGATCGGTCTCGACGTGCTCGACAGCTCCACCAGTCTCGCCATCGCGACCACGCCGACCGAGATCCCGACCATGACCGATAAGCAGATCGAGCGGAAGTTCTCGATCTCGAATCTGAGCGGCGGCCGCTGAGGGCGGCAAACCGGGAATGAGCGCTGTAGGTGCGAATTCATTCGCACATTGAAGGGACGCCGCGGCGCTCGGCCACGCCCCTTGATGTGCGAATGAATTCGCACCTACAGGTCGGTATTCAGACCCGGAAGTAGTCGAAGAAACGGATGTTCGGCGGACCGGCCATCATCGCGCCGAATTCCACCATGTCGCCGCGCTCGGTGCGCCACGCCAGGTATTTTTCATAGTCCTGGCGGCTGTCCCACTGTTCGACAATCATGATGCCGGTCGGGTCTTCCTGGTTCTGGATGACGTGCAATGTCACGCAGCCGGGGAATGACCGGGTATCGGGCAACACGCCTTTCAGCCACGCGCGCACTTTCTCCACGCAATCGGGCTTGGCACTGAATTCAAGTATCACCTGGCAGCTCATCGTCGTTCGACCTCTCTGTGTGATGGGATGCGGGGGCGCGGCAGCGCCTATTTCGCCACCATGCGCTTGGCGACTTCTTCCAGCATGACCTCGGTCGCGCCACCGCCTATCGACTGCACGCGCGCATCACGTGTCATGCGTTCGATGGCCGACTCGCGGATGTAACCCATGCCGCCGTGGAACTGCAGGCAGTCGTACATCACCTCGTTGACCAGGGTGCCGGCCAGCGCTTTCACCATCGACACTTCCTTGGTCACCTGCTGGCCTTGCGCGTCGCGCCACGCGGTGTTGAAGATGAGGGCGCGGCAGGCTTCGACCTGGGCGCTGCGCATGGCGAGGCGCTGACGGATGGCCTGCTTGTCCCACAGCGGCGCACCGAAGGCCTGGCGCTGGGTGGTCCATTCCAGCGCGAGTTCAATCGCGCGCGCCGCTTCGCCCATGGATTGCGCGCCGAGCACGATGCGTTCGTTCTGCAGGTTCTTCATGAGCGAGTAGAAGCCGCGGTTCTCCTCGCCGAGCAGGTTGTCGAGCGGGATGCGGCAATTGTCGAAATGCAGTTCCGCGGTGTCGCTGGACAACCAGCCATGCTTCTTGAGCGGCCGCGCGACTGTGAAACCGGGTGTG harbors:
- a CDS encoding NAD(P)/FAD-dependent oxidoreductase, which codes for MSNQQYDVIIIGAGISGMYQLWKLRKLGLSVRVFEAGSGVGGTWYWNRYPGCRFDSESYSYGYSFSKEILDEWDWSEHFAPQPETLKYLNFVADKLDVRKDITFHARVKSAVFDDSATRWTIELEDGSKASAGILISATGPLSAPQMPNIPGVADYKGEAYHTGMWPRDPNGHGPANIPFNGKRVGVLGTGATGVQVIQEVAKSAGELFVFQRTPNWCAPLLNSKIDADTQKTIHATYDQIFKQCSESMGNFLHKNDPRSALEVSDAEREAFFEKLYNSPGFGIWLGTFRDVLTDQRANDYASDFIARKIRSRVKDPKLAEKLIPTDHGFGLRRVPMETNYYECYNQPNVHLVDIKESPIERITAKGIKTKAAEYELDMIIYATGFEAVTGALARIDIRGVGGKSLQEKWKDGPQTYLGMQTTGFPNFFTLVGPNNGATFCNIPRCIEQNVEWLTDLIADMQAKGMKRVEPTQAAENAWTDHVDETARATLFPTVNSWFMGVNDNIPGRKKKFMLYAGGFPLYRQKCADIAAKGYEGFVRA
- a CDS encoding antibiotic biosynthesis monooxygenase, which codes for MILEFSAKPDCVEKVRAWLKGVLPDTRSFPGCVTLHVIQNQEDPTGIMIVEQWDSRQDYEKYLAWRTERGDMVEFGAMMAGPPNIRFFDYFRV
- a CDS encoding DUF1329 domain-containing protein; translated protein: MSRQLLRKSVPTLMAGVCLLAQSAWAEPANRASVEAWLSAPPPADMPAPGTQVSGADLEKLRSLLPPGYFEFIADGDVPIEIEASGDYSPSPDYQQVTAANAGKTTLRAGGGLEGYVAGQPFSNEQIAAATPDEAGYMVAWNNVHRWQYYGYKVDAMDMIYVDPTAPGVSGTRVPGMEGGGNVQRSMVQTYHRVYLNGLAMLPTQGYRVKAADADKRLFKDYISFSAPFDVKGTTFVVERSLDPAEEDQVSSYLPKERRVRRLSAQERADKFMGSNWTLDDFEAFSGRVMDYEWVYRGKKAILHVTDSREPKLRFGGKQSNVFNDRWQVRQCHVVELKPRWSEHPVASKYLFVDDQTFNGLMSMVINRKDELWRVFMPAYQKAPADNSTPALVNETSVLRWRGAIGLDVLDSSTSLAIATTPTEIPTMTDKQIERKFSISNLSGGR